In Spiroplasma chinense, the DNA window TCAAATGGAGCACAAAAAACAAAAGGAGCTAGAGTACTTCTGGCAAAAGATGTTTTAACTGTTGAAGATGCAAGAAAAAACTATGATGCAAATATTATAGGATTTGGTGGTCGTATAGTTGGTCTTGGATTGATGTATGAAATGATAGAAACTTTTATAAACACTAAGTATGAAGGTAAAAATGATCAATTAATCAATCAAATTGACAGCTTAATTAAAAATAAAAACTATAGTGATTCTATTTTCGATGAAGAAAATAAAAAATGAGATAGTGGATTTTACGATGAGTAATCAGGCAAAATATTGTTTTGCTGTTGATTTAGGAGGAACTACTGCCAAGTGTGCAATTATTAAAGATGAAATAATTGAAGAAAGATTTATAGTAGAAACACAAATTGGCCAAGTTCTTGAAAATATAAAGAGTGTATTTGACGAAAAAATTGTCAAATACAATATTGAAGATAAAGATTTAGAATTTGTAGCAATTACAATTTGCGGACTTATAGACTATGAAAATGGTATTTCTATATGAACCGGTAATCTAGAGTGAAGTAATTTTGAGGTAGTAAAGTTTCTAAAAGAGCTATTCCATAATGAAAACGTATTTATTTTAAACGATTCTAAAGCAGCTACCTATGGAGAATATGTAAAAGGTTTAAATAAAGAAAAACCTAATATGTTGCTCTATACATTAGGAACTGGTATTGGGGGTGGAGTTATCCTTAATAGTGAATTATATTTTGGGGGTAACACAAAATTAGCAAGTGAACCTGGCCATTCGGGCGGTTTTCAAAATAAATACCAATGTAACTGTGGGTTAATAGGGTGTATAGAAGGATTGAGTAGTGCAACGGGTATTGAAAAAGAAATCAATAAAAACCATGAATACTACGAAAATAAATTAGGATTGAACAAGGATAAATATACCATCAAAGATATTGCTGAATTATTTTACAATGGTGATAAAAAAACAGTTGAACTATTTGAGGAATGTTTTTTACCATTGGTAAAACACATGGCTGTCTCTATTCATTTAATGGATTTTGATATGGTTGTAATTGGTGGAGGTCCAAGTGCTATGGGGGATCATCTACTTAATTTACTTAAAAAACAATTAAAAAACTACTTGATGCCACCATTCTATGAAAAGCTAGATTTAAGAATAGCTAAACTTAGAAATGATGCAGGCTTATGAGGGGTTTATCATTTTGCAAAATTAAAATTAGATGAGTTAAAAAAATAATAACTAAAAACCTAGTAATATCTAGGTTTTTTTATATGCAAAATAAAAAATGATTATTTTTTATCATTTTTTATCATTTTTTGTAAAAAGTTATTGCATTTTTTCTTTTTTTTTGTACACTT includes these proteins:
- a CDS encoding ROK family protein, whose amino-acid sequence is MSNQAKYCFAVDLGGTTAKCAIIKDEIIEERFIVETQIGQVLENIKSVFDEKIVKYNIEDKDLEFVAITICGLIDYENGISIWTGNLEWSNFEVVKFLKELFHNENVFILNDSKAATYGEYVKGLNKEKPNMLLYTLGTGIGGGVILNSELYFGGNTKLASEPGHSGGFQNKYQCNCGLIGCIEGLSSATGIEKEINKNHEYYENKLGLNKDKYTIKDIAELFYNGDKKTVELFEECFLPLVKHMAVSIHLMDFDMVVIGGGPSAMGDHLLNLLKKQLKNYLMPPFYEKLDLRIAKLRNDAGLWGVYHFAKLKLDELKK
- a CDS encoding RpiB/LacA/LacB family sugar-phosphate isomerase, producing the protein MKIAIGCDHIVTDIKDKVIEMLKRDGIEVLDCGTYDFERTHYPIYGHKVAVNVVEKNVDFGIVICGTGVGISNGAQKTKGARVLLAKDVLTVEDARKNYDANIIGFGGRIVGLGLMYEMIETFINTKYEGKNDQLINQIDSLIKNKNYSDSIFDEENKKWDSGFYDE